Proteins encoded within one genomic window of Thiothrix litoralis:
- a CDS encoding PLDc N-terminal domain-containing protein, translating to MGIEIGGLLGLIILIVDVWAIIKVVQSGAGTGAKVLWVVLILVLPILGLLLWFLMGPKG from the coding sequence ATGGGTATCGAAATTGGCGGCCTGTTGGGTCTGATCATCCTCATCGTCGATGTGTGGGCGATCATCAAAGTCGTGCAGAGTGGCGCAGGTACGGGTGCGAAAGTGCTGTGGGTAGTACTGATTCTGGTATTGCCAATCCTGGGGCTGTTGCTCTGGTTCCTGATGGGGCCGAAAGGGTAG
- a CDS encoding CsbD family protein, whose product MDMSNYISANWHQVKGKVREQFGKLTDDDLLEVAGRVETLVGKLQERYDISLEEAEKRVTGLHLDKDGMELETSVLSTQDGEVSAEVSPAEAEKVKREQKERTENYIHRS is encoded by the coding sequence ATGGATATGAGTAATTACATTTCAGCCAACTGGCATCAAGTCAAAGGCAAAGTACGCGAACAATTCGGCAAACTGACTGACGACGACCTGCTGGAGGTCGCTGGTCGGGTCGAAACGCTGGTCGGCAAATTGCAGGAACGTTACGACATCAGTCTAGAAGAAGCGGAAAAGAGGGTCACGGGTCTGCACCTTGATAAAGACGGCATGGAACTGGAAACCAGCGTACTTTCCACTCAGGATGGTGAAGTCAGTGCAGAGGTCAGCCCTGCCGAGGCAGAAAAAGTGAAACGCGAACAGAAGGAACGTACCGAAAACTACATACATCGGTCATAA
- a CDS encoding CsbD family protein: MNWDQIAGNWTQMKGKIKEQYGKLTDDDMTAIEGKAEVLIGKLQERYGITREEAEKMANDINL; the protein is encoded by the coding sequence ATGAACTGGGATCAAATTGCAGGCAACTGGACGCAAATGAAAGGCAAGATCAAAGAGCAATATGGCAAGCTGACCGACGACGACATGACCGCCATCGAAGGCAAGGCTGAAGTCCTGATCGGCAAGTTGCAGGAACGCTACGGCATTACCCGTGAAGAAGCCGAGAAAATGGCTAACGACATCAATCTGTAA
- a CDS encoding glutamate synthase-related protein has protein sequence MTEVVIANWDALKPGKPAYALVANVDLVVIRWSDEQKVSVLYGRCQHRGALLADGYIDGDNLICSLHGWDYRYKGGVSEYNNEESLHKFRAWIEDNKVWVDEKEIAKWEKQNPQAYNRESYQGLYQDIHGGEEEIQVQTIKQLSQMNKPGKHDFGEVAAMGVPVQTLPRWDDIQLLTAQLHRFPLEDNAEVATQTIIGKQANCPLTLDIPLFVTDMSFGALSQEAKLALASGAELAGTGICSGEGGMLPEEQAANSRYFYEYASGRFGFSMDKVKRCQAFHFKLGQATKTGTGGLLPGKKVTARIAEIRGVKEGEDVTSPARIPGLETLDDYRRFAEEVREATNGIPIGVKLSAQHIEADIEAALNMGVDYIILDGRGGGTGASALLFRDHISVPTLPALARARRYLDEHANGKVSLIVTGGLRTPPDFIKALALGADAIALGNAALQAIGCLGMRACHTNKCPVGIATQDIHFRRRLLVEKSAEQLNNFFRASTHLMQVMARACGHTHLHDFSKRDLTTWNRDMALLTGIAYGGYTAVNP, from the coding sequence ATGACTGAAGTAGTTATCGCCAACTGGGATGCATTAAAACCGGGAAAGCCAGCCTACGCCTTGGTCGCTAACGTGGATCTGGTGGTTATTCGCTGGTCTGATGAGCAAAAGGTTTCCGTTTTATACGGGCGTTGCCAGCATCGTGGCGCATTATTAGCAGATGGTTATATTGATGGTGATAATCTGATTTGCAGTTTACATGGCTGGGACTACCGCTATAAAGGCGGAGTCAGTGAATATAATAATGAGGAATCATTACATAAATTTAGAGCATGGATTGAAGATAATAAAGTCTGGGTGGATGAAAAAGAAATTGCTAAATGGGAAAAACAAAATCCGCAAGCTTATAATCGTGAGTCTTACCAGGGTTTATACCAGGATATTCACGGCGGTGAAGAAGAAATACAGGTGCAAACCATTAAACAACTTTCCCAAATGAATAAACCCGGTAAACATGATTTCGGCGAAGTCGCCGCAATGGGTGTGCCTGTACAAACCTTACCACGCTGGGACGATATTCAGCTTCTCACCGCCCAGTTACACCGTTTTCCGCTGGAAGATAATGCGGAGGTTGCTACCCAAACCATTATCGGCAAACAGGCCAACTGCCCACTGACACTGGATATTCCCCTGTTTGTCACCGACATGAGTTTCGGTGCGCTGTCGCAGGAAGCCAAATTGGCACTGGCGAGCGGCGCGGAATTGGCCGGAACCGGCATCTGCTCAGGTGAAGGCGGCATGTTGCCGGAAGAGCAGGCCGCTAATTCCCGCTATTTCTACGAATACGCCTCTGGTCGCTTTGGTTTCAGCATGGACAAGGTGAAACGCTGCCAAGCATTCCACTTCAAGCTGGGGCAGGCGACCAAAACCGGCACGGGCGGGTTGCTGCCCGGCAAGAAAGTCACTGCCCGAATTGCTGAAATCCGTGGCGTCAAGGAAGGTGAAGATGTCACATCACCTGCCCGTATTCCCGGTCTGGAAACGCTGGACGATTACCGCCGTTTTGCCGAGGAAGTACGCGAAGCCACCAACGGCATTCCCATCGGCGTCAAGCTGTCAGCCCAGCATATCGAGGCAGACATTGAAGCCGCCCTGAACATGGGCGTGGATTACATCATTCTGGATGGGCGTGGCGGTGGTACGGGCGCTTCTGCCTTGCTGTTCCGTGACCACATTTCAGTGCCAACCCTTCCGGCACTGGCACGCGCCAGACGTTATCTGGATGAGCACGCCAACGGAAAGGTTAGTCTGATCGTGACCGGCGGCCTGCGCACTCCGCCCGATTTCATCAAGGCGTTGGCACTGGGTGCTGACGCCATTGCGCTGGGTAACGCTGCCTTGCAGGCGATTGGCTGTCTGGGAATGCGAGCCTGCCACACCAATAAATGTCCGGTCGGCATCGCCACTCAGGACATCCATTTCCGCCGCCGCTTGCTGGTCGAAAAAAGTGCGGAGCAACTGAACAACTTTTTCCGCGCCTCCACCCATTTGATGCAGGTGATGGCGCGTGCCTGCGGGCACACACATTTACACGATTTTTCCAAACGGGATCTGACCACTTGGAACCGCGACATGGCCTTGCTGACTGGCATCGCTTATGGCGGTTATACAGCGGTCAATCCTTAA
- a CDS encoding Crp/Fnr family transcriptional regulator — translation MRQQEGKASSCLIERMRHYTSLSDRDEQLLRELEKDEISYRPRTRLAFSDNPSHLFVVKSGWLYRYEQLDETRRQVLRIHYPGDIVGLTDVAMKAACGEMMTVTKTVLCPFPKRRLDDIFIHSPRLTALLFSLGVLKQIVLQDRMKIMGRASAPHKVAHFMLEMHARLRIHSPAGVLNRFEMPLTQDVIGDAIGLTNVSVSNAMTQLAFEGYCTCQHREVTLHELDKLKKLINFQDRYFEIDTSWFPSG, via the coding sequence ATGCGTCAACAAGAGGGAAAAGCAAGCAGTTGTCTGATCGAACGGATGCGTCATTACACGTCGCTTTCAGACAGGGACGAACAGTTGTTACGTGAGCTTGAAAAAGACGAAATCAGCTACCGGCCTCGTACCCGTCTGGCATTCAGCGACAACCCCAGCCATCTGTTTGTGGTCAAATCAGGCTGGTTGTACCGTTACGAACAGTTGGACGAGACCCGCCGCCAGGTTTTGCGCATTCATTACCCCGGCGACATCGTTGGTCTGACGGATGTGGCGATGAAAGCTGCTTGTGGTGAAATGATGACCGTCACCAAGACGGTGCTGTGTCCCTTTCCCAAACGCAGGCTGGATGATATTTTCATTCACTCCCCCCGGTTGACGGCGCTGCTGTTCAGCTTGGGGGTTTTGAAACAGATTGTGTTACAGGATCGGATGAAGATCATGGGCAGGGCATCAGCACCACACAAGGTTGCCCATTTTATGCTGGAAATGCACGCCCGCTTGCGCATCCATTCACCCGCTGGCGTACTAAACCGCTTTGAAATGCCCCTGACGCAGGATGTGATTGGTGACGCGATAGGCTTGACCAACGTCTCGGTCAGCAACGCCATGACCCAACTGGCGTTTGAGGGCTATTGCACCTGCCAACACCGCGAAGTTACCCTGCATGAGCTGGATAAACTCAAGAAATTAATCAATTTTCAGGATCGTTATTTTGAAATAGATACGTCTTGGTTCCCCTCTGGCTAA
- a CDS encoding helix-turn-helix domain-containing protein: MQRRQAFKYELKPTGEQQRNLRRYAGSCRFVYNRALALQQANHAAGEKFIGYVAMAAKLPVWK; the protein is encoded by the coding sequence ATGCAACGACGCCAAGCCTTTAAATACGAACTGAAGCCCACCGGCGAGCAACAGCGCAACCTACGCCGCTACGCGGGATCGTGCCGATTTGTTTACAACAGGGCGTTAGCGTTGCAACAAGCCAACCATGCAGCGGGTGAAAAGTTCATCGGTTACGTGGCCATGGCAGCCAAGCTGCCCGTTTGGAAATGA
- a CDS encoding RNA-guided endonuclease InsQ/TnpB family protein, giving the protein MKSSSVTWPWQPSCPFGNEWFVSIQTQREVEQPTPTATTSIGIDLGIAHFATFSDGTWLAPLNSFKTTQAKLAKYQRRMAHKQKFSNHWKKAKARVQKLHAQIAHTRRNFLHKATNTISQNHAVVFVEDLQVRNMSKSAAGTAENPGKNVATKITPMWSARSMSKSGDTAC; this is encoded by the coding sequence GTGAAAAGTTCATCGGTTACGTGGCCATGGCAGCCAAGCTGCCCGTTTGGAAATGAATGGTTTGTCAGCATCCAAACCCAACGGGAAGTGGAGCAGCCAACACCCACCGCCACCACGAGCATCGGCATCGACTTGGGCATCGCCCATTTTGCCACGTTCTCGGATGGCACATGGCTCGCCCCGCTCAACAGCTTCAAGACAACACAAGCCAAGCTCGCCAAATACCAACGGCGCATGGCGCATAAACAAAAGTTCAGCAACCATTGGAAAAAGGCGAAAGCCCGCGTCCAAAAACTTCACGCGCAAATCGCCCATACCCGCCGCAATTTCCTGCACAAAGCCACGAATACAATCAGCCAAAACCACGCGGTGGTGTTCGTCGAAGATTTGCAGGTACGCAATATGTCAAAATCAGCGGCAGGCACGGCAGAAAACCCCGGCAAGAACGTAGCTACGAAAATAACGCCGATGTGGTCGGCGCGATCAATGTCAAAGAGCGGGGACACCGCTTGTTAG
- a CDS encoding DUF2254 domain-containing protein, whose product MSGDNALKTRILHLLELLTVNFWMIPLLFLVMATILSFVNIYLDRVLFTGWGEILPFPFYFKDADNFHSLLSLTASAMLGVTGVAFSITIASLTLASQQFGPRLLRNFMKTQFNQVVMGFFIGTFLYCVLLLQFSSTLEEINLTPVISLTTLLGLIITDLLLLVFFFHHTAMSIQADTIITEVHQELSERLEALFPETLETSEHLPAAALQSQEHERFETQGDVVRVQQAGYLQAIDVTGLRDYVTEQDMALKLAVRPGDFLMQNCGLGWCLNQDALDEAKQAAINSYLIVGNTRTAEQDAEYAVRQLVEIAVRAMSPGINDPFTAITCIDRLGNALAFLLNRQFPAEQYFDENARLRLQLKPFTFSGIMAAAFNQIRQNTAFHVAVIISLLETLRSLAAQARTPEQQSAIRKQADAIHVACQDEIKARADLEDIKACYQAVYRFLPVPSNSQ is encoded by the coding sequence ATGTCTGGAGACAATGCATTGAAAACCCGCATCCTGCACTTGCTTGAGCTGCTGACTGTCAATTTCTGGATGATTCCGTTGCTGTTTCTAGTGATGGCAACCATTCTGTCGTTTGTGAACATCTATCTGGATCGGGTGCTATTTACAGGCTGGGGGGAAATATTGCCATTCCCGTTTTACTTCAAGGATGCGGACAACTTCCACTCGCTATTAAGCCTGACAGCTAGCGCCATGCTAGGAGTCACCGGGGTGGCTTTTTCCATTACGATTGCCTCCCTGACGCTAGCTTCGCAGCAGTTTGGCCCGCGTCTGTTGCGTAACTTCATGAAAACCCAGTTCAATCAGGTGGTGATGGGCTTTTTCATCGGTACGTTCCTGTATTGCGTGTTGCTGCTGCAATTCAGCAGTACGCTGGAAGAAATCAACCTGACACCGGTGATTTCGCTGACAACCCTGCTGGGGTTAATCATTACCGATCTGTTGTTGCTGGTGTTTTTCTTTCACCACACCGCCATGTCGATTCAGGCCGACACCATCATTACCGAAGTGCATCAAGAATTGAGTGAACGGCTGGAAGCACTCTTCCCTGAAACGCTCGAAACCAGCGAGCATTTGCCAGCCGCCGCCTTGCAATCGCAAGAGCACGAACGCTTTGAAACACAAGGTGATGTCGTGCGGGTACAACAAGCTGGCTATTTGCAAGCGATTGATGTGACGGGTTTACGGGATTATGTGACCGAACAGGATATGGCGCTGAAATTGGCTGTCCGCCCCGGCGATTTCCTGATGCAAAACTGCGGTCTGGGTTGGTGTCTAAATCAGGATGCGCTGGACGAAGCCAAGCAAGCCGCCATCAACAGCTACCTGATTGTGGGTAATACGCGCACCGCCGAGCAAGACGCCGAATACGCTGTGCGCCAGTTGGTGGAAATCGCGGTGCGAGCCATGTCACCCGGCATCAATGACCCGTTTACCGCGATTACCTGCATCGACCGACTGGGCAACGCGCTGGCTTTCCTGCTGAACCGGCAATTTCCGGCAGAACAGTATTTCGATGAAAACGCCCGGCTGCGCCTGCAACTTAAACCCTTCACCTTCAGTGGCATCATGGCAGCGGCTTTCAATCAGATTCGCCAGAATACCGCGTTTCACGTCGCCGTCATCATCAGCTTACTGGAAACCTTGCGAAGCCTGGCAGCGCAAGCCCGTACCCCCGAACAGCAAAGCGCGATCAGGAAACAGGCCGACGCCATCCATGTCGCGTGTCAGGATGAAATCAAAGCGCGAGCCGATCTGGAAGACATTAAAGCGTGCTATCAGGCCGTTTACCGTTTTCTTCCCGTGCCATCAAATTCTCAATAG
- a CDS encoding aminopeptidase P N-terminal domain-containing protein, with amino-acid sequence MNKPIIPKEEYAARRCRLLDRLGKDALAVVPSGGLKVRNRDAEYPFRQDSDFHYLTGFNEPEAVAVFVPGREAGEYVLFCREKNEMAERWSGTRAGLDGAKHWHGADDAHPISDLDKLMLDLLTGRDQVHYDLGVNPDFDLNVIRWVNHLRAKARAGVRAPHSIVMLDRIVHEMRLFKSDAEVAVMRYAAQTAARAHTRAMQVCQPGKFEYEVEAELLHEFRQKGMEPAYTSIVGGGKNACILHYIENRDTLRDGDLLLIDAGAEHECYASDITRTFPVNGTFSPEQRALYQLVLDAQHAAIAVAIPGKSWDDPHQAAVKVLAQGLLDLGILSGTLEQAMQKPAVAEGEAPKEEPYRQFYMHKTGHWLGMDVHDVGDYKVGTGDDEWRTLQPGMVLTVEPGLYISPADNVDSKWWNIGIRIEDDVLITADGNDVLSRDVVKEIAAIENLMAREENGKRPDSTL; translated from the coding sequence ATGAACAAACCAATCATTCCGAAGGAAGAATACGCTGCCCGCCGCTGTCGCTTGTTGGACAGGCTGGGTAAGGATGCGCTGGCCGTGGTGCCTTCCGGCGGCCTGAAAGTGCGTAACCGTGATGCAGAATACCCGTTTCGCCAAGACAGCGATTTTCACTACCTGACGGGTTTTAACGAGCCGGAAGCGGTCGCCGTGTTTGTGCCGGGGCGCGAAGCGGGCGAATACGTGCTGTTTTGCCGCGAAAAAAATGAAATGGCGGAACGCTGGTCAGGCACACGCGCTGGTCTGGACGGGGCAAAACACTGGCACGGTGCCGACGATGCGCACCCGATCAGCGATCTGGACAAACTGATGCTGGACTTGCTCACCGGGCGTGACCAAGTGCATTACGACTTGGGCGTGAACCCCGATTTTGATTTGAACGTGATCCGCTGGGTGAACCACTTGCGTGCCAAAGCGCGTGCAGGCGTGCGTGCGCCGCACAGTATTGTGATGCTCGATCGTATTGTGCACGAAATGCGGTTGTTCAAATCCGACGCGGAAGTGGCGGTGATGCGTTACGCCGCGCAAACGGCTGCCCGTGCTCACACCCGTGCCATGCAGGTTTGCCAGCCGGGTAAGTTTGAGTACGAAGTCGAAGCCGAGTTGCTGCATGAATTCCGCCAAAAGGGCATGGAACCTGCCTACACCTCCATCGTTGGTGGTGGCAAGAATGCCTGTATCCTGCACTACATCGAAAACCGCGACACCTTGCGTGATGGCGATTTGCTGCTGATTGATGCGGGGGCGGAACACGAATGCTACGCCAGCGATATTACCCGCACCTTCCCGGTTAACGGTACCTTCAGCCCAGAACAGCGGGCGTTGTACCAGTTGGTGCTGGATGCGCAACACGCTGCGATTGCCGTCGCCATTCCCGGCAAAAGCTGGGATGACCCGCATCAGGCAGCGGTGAAAGTGTTGGCTCAGGGCTTACTGGATTTGGGAATCCTCTCCGGCACGCTTGAACAGGCCATGCAAAAGCCCGCAGTGGCGGAAGGCGAAGCCCCCAAGGAAGAACCCTACCGCCAGTTTTACATGCACAAAACCGGGCACTGGTTGGGGATGGATGTGCATGATGTGGGCGATTACAAAGTCGGCACAGGTGACGACGAATGGCGTACCTTGCAACCCGGCATGGTGCTGACGGTGGAACCGGGGCTGTATATTTCTCCGGCAGACAATGTTGACTCGAAATGGTGGAATATTGGCATCCGTATCGAAGACGATGTGCTGATTACCGCCGACGGCAATGATGTTCTCAGCCGCGATGTGGTGAAAGAGATTGCCGCTATTGAGAATTTGATGGCACGGGAAGAAAACGGTAAACGGCCTGATAGCACGCTTTAA
- a CDS encoding UPF0149 family protein, which translates to MNDELPDYVAMERALGRANVDFSGAEIHGMGCGMLVIDQGFSQETWLAQVLEGNPQDFHVQEARTLLRELFTVTRQQLNDPGMAFELFLPEDDALETRVEAMQDWCQGFSYGLALAGVKDMHKLPEDSREWAEDVVRIGSSGELEMEDEEEGENALAEIIEYLRVGVLMMNEEMQPMKAAPQIH; encoded by the coding sequence TTGAACGATGAATTACCGGATTATGTAGCAATGGAACGAGCATTAGGACGTGCTAATGTGGACTTTTCCGGCGCAGAAATTCATGGCATGGGTTGCGGCATGTTGGTGATCGATCAGGGTTTCAGTCAGGAAACATGGTTGGCGCAAGTGCTGGAAGGCAACCCGCAGGATTTTCATGTGCAGGAAGCTCGCACCTTATTACGTGAATTGTTTACGGTCACCCGTCAGCAATTAAACGACCCTGGAATGGCTTTCGAGCTGTTTTTGCCGGAAGACGATGCGCTGGAAACGCGGGTGGAAGCGATGCAGGATTGGTGTCAGGGTTTCAGCTACGGGCTGGCGCTGGCGGGTGTCAAGGACATGCACAAGCTACCGGAAGATTCCCGCGAATGGGCGGAAGACGTGGTGCGCATTGGCAGTTCCGGCGAGCTGGAGATGGAAGATGAAGAAGAAGGCGAAAATGCGCTGGCTGAAATTATCGAATATTTGCGCGTCGGCGTGCTGATGATGAACGAAGAAATGCAACCGATGAAAGCCGCGCCACAAATACACTAG
- a CDS encoding restriction endonuclease subunit S domain-containing protein, producing the protein MNTQTPDLTLQTQLHAINERVERLLGLIEKLANENSELKKQEKSLMQECQALRSRHDKASSQLEAMIQRLKNQPTDNEA; encoded by the coding sequence ATGAATACACAAACCCCCGATCTGACACTGCAAACGCAACTCCACGCCATCAACGAGCGCGTGGAACGTTTACTTGGCTTGATTGAAAAACTCGCTAATGAAAATAGCGAACTGAAAAAACAGGAAAAATCCCTCATGCAGGAATGCCAAGCCTTACGTAGCCGTCATGATAAGGCGAGCAGCCAGCTTGAAGCCATGATCCAGCGCCTAAAAAACCAGCCAACTGATAATGAGGCGTAA
- a CDS encoding cell division protein ZapA, which yields MEKSIQPVTIRILDKDYMVACPIGEQDALIASARRVDREMRKIRDSGKVLGSDRIAVMVALNLAHELMHGKQQHAQPASVSPETAERLQQLQQRMDTVLDKHKA from the coding sequence ATGGAAAAAAGTATCCAGCCGGTCACTATTCGCATTCTGGACAAAGATTATATGGTCGCCTGCCCTATTGGTGAACAGGATGCCCTCATCGCGTCTGCCCGTCGAGTCGATCGGGAAATGCGTAAAATTCGTGATTCCGGCAAGGTATTAGGTAGTGACCGTATCGCCGTCATGGTAGCGCTTAATCTTGCGCACGAATTAATGCACGGCAAGCAACAACACGCCCAGCCTGCCTCTGTCAGCCCAGAAACGGCTGAACGGTTACAGCAATTGCAACAACGCATGGACACTGTGCTGGATAAGCATAAAGCCTGA
- a CDS encoding DsrE family protein, with product MHLNPHLSATMLAVSLLFASLPAAAAEKPSAAKTATAAEQTHRLIIQVNKREEDYQDHLLSNIVNLQKHYGMDNIEIEVVAYGPGIWLVTDKSAFLKRVESLMMQNVTFTACGNTLDTVSESSGTRPALIDGVEETQTGIARIIALQEQGWSYLSP from the coding sequence ATGCACTTAAACCCGCACCTATCCGCTACCATGCTAGCTGTTAGTTTACTGTTTGCCAGCCTGCCCGCTGCGGCTGCTGAAAAGCCCAGCGCAGCAAAAACGGCTACCGCAGCAGAACAAACCCATCGCTTGATCATTCAAGTCAATAAACGCGAAGAAGATTATCAGGATCATCTCCTGTCCAATATCGTCAACTTGCAAAAACATTACGGCATGGACAATATTGAAATCGAAGTCGTCGCCTATGGCCCTGGCATCTGGCTAGTCACCGACAAAAGCGCTTTCCTCAAGCGCGTGGAAAGCCTGATGATGCAGAACGTCACCTTCACCGCCTGTGGCAATACGCTGGATACCGTATCAGAAAGCAGTGGCACACGCCCTGCGCTCATCGATGGAGTAGAGGAAACGCAAACCGGCATTGCGCGGATTATTGCCCTGCAAGAACAAGGCTGGAGCTACCTTAGCCCGTAA